DNA from Triticum aestivum cultivar Chinese Spring chromosome 7D, IWGSC CS RefSeq v2.1, whole genome shotgun sequence:
CTGGTCATCTTTCCTTTAATATTTTTTTCTGTAGTATATTTCCTAAACAGCTGAAGCGACATCCAATAACTCTGTAGAAAGTCAGCAGATACTTCCGATGACGGAATATCCTTACCATGTACCAAATCCGTGCATAAGCACCATATGCGCCATATAAGCATGATGGTGCGAACTGACTCATTGCACCGAGAGAGGAGCGTGAGCATCCACTCATGCCCTGTAGCCACGAGGGCGGAACGAGCGGGCAGTGTCCAGACCTCCCACATAATATCCAACACACGCAATGCATATCCGCAAGTAGCAAGGGCAAGAAATGACCCTACATCTCCCTATCACACAAAGAACAAGAAGAACGTGTTGGCAGGTGCCTATAAGATTTACACTGGTTCGTTGCTAAGGCCCCCGACACCGCTTTACAGGCTATAATTTAATCTTTTGTGGTACGGACGCATTCCAAATAGAACGTCAAATAGAACGATTTCCCTCTGGATTTTCACTAAATGCACTAGCAGCAAATAATTCCTCATGGTCAAgtggccttaaaaggccaagtgatggaagTAGAATTGGCCCACATAGGCCCGTGTAGTGGAGGCACCCACTTTTTCCAAGTGGGGaggctgaattggactagggaaggagcCCTAGACCGGCGCGCAAGGAGGGGCTCTTTCCCTCCTTGTGTGGCGTCCTCCCTCTCCCTCAAACCTATATATACTATAATCTAaaaaaacctatatatactagaggttttgACACTATTagatacacaagttttggagcctcctctagttctctagttctagttgtaGTTGGTCCTAGTTCATCAATTAGAGCCTAGCTTAggtcctctaatcctcataattagaagttcGGTGTGATTCTAAtcttctccctctaattctccgacgACGATTAGCTCTGCAcagcgaagcgctgccggatcgtgaagaccgtacgcttgcaaccaagtagagaggccgtgctttcggtctttCGTCCGAGGGATCGTTCGTGGGCAGTTTGCAGGATCTCATctacggttcgagggactccaagtacaatctacaccgactcgtctacttccgTTGCTACTCGGAGTCGATAACGATTGTGATCCAAACCGTTTATGCAtattcatattgttcctgggtgttcgtagagtgatttttttttgttttctaatatTTTTTCCAACAGGACACGCCTTGAAGTTTGAAATAAATGTAGAAAAATGCCACCACCCGTGCCAAATTTAGGACTTGAACCTGGGTGAACAGATTCCACCATAAGGAACTTAGTCATCCGAGCTATGCATGGTTCGCTGCACGACATTATGCGTCATTTGGATCACAGATTCTAAGAACgcaggaaaagaaaaaaaacacaagAATTGGATATTGATGCATATGTAAAGCAGAGGGTTGGAAAACGTAGAAATTTTGCAGGCTTGTGCGTTTGGTTCGCGGAAATCCTAATAATCAGTGAAATCATatcaaaccacatgaaaatgtaTAATTAGCATGTTATTGTGCCACTACGAATCTCAGTCTTATTCTTCGTGTGTAGAATTTTGAAAGAGAGGTCCCGATGGATTATAAAATTCCTGCGTTTTTCCTCTGAATCCGAGACCACATAAATTTTTTCTTCACTTTTACTTTGCTACATTTCTTTGAACCAGAGGCTTGAATAGTCCCATCGTAGTATTTTTCCCCCTATTCTTATGCGTTTCTTTACTTTTCCTTTGATCCAAAAGAGACTTTAGAATGCTTTATGAATACATTTTTTTTGACATGTTTCTGAACAATATTTAATCCCACGGCCTTGGTCGCGCCACATGCATGCTATCCGCTTGATCTTACTATATTTCCCAATTTCCCACGTTTCTCTcccgtgcccgtgccggtgcccacaGCACCAGCCACCACAGCGTTCATTACTCGAGGAGTGGACAGGTAGGATCACATCAACATCTCCTGTTTCGTACTCCATCCTATCCGTCCGTCCGCCCTCCAGACTCCAGGGAGTCCAGGGGCAGAACCGTCACCCCCCCTACAAAGCTGGTCTCCTTTTAAAGTCCGCGGTGGCAGAGCACACCCTACCCCTGTGACAGAGGAGAAAACAGAGGCACCCGGCCCCGCCCCGACACAGCGCGACCCAAGCCGCCAGAATACAAACCACCGCCCcgcccgcctcctctcccctcgGCGCCCGCGGCCGAGACCCGCCGCCTCCGTCGTCGTCTCCTCCTACCCCCGAAAAGGTAGGTCTCCTCGCCCCCACCGCACTCGTTCATTGGGGAGGGCGGTTCTTGGTCGGATACGCCCGGGAGCAACATGCGGCGAGGCTGTCGGTCCGGCGCCGCCTCTTTTCTGGGCGCTGCTTGGCTGTTCCGGACCCGGCAGCCGCGGATTCGCGGGGGGTTAGGATCTCTGCTGCCCTCGCCGGATCTCGAGCTTAGGAGGGGTTCGGGTGTTCCGTTTGGCGCCTCTTTTTTCCTGGCCTGAATCTTCTTCTCTTTTGCTCTGGTTGCCGTTACTGCGCGGTTCGCCTTCACCCTCGGTTCCTGCCCGTATGCTGCTGTTGTTGCCAGTAGTTAGCttccatggcgcctctgcactgcGCTTATGCTATTTCTTAGCTGTCTTTTTTTTACCGTTGCTGATGTTTTTCTTGTTTGAAATTCAGGCTGAGATCGCCGGTTCGCGGGCCATTTGATTTGGCGCGCGCTTTCTAGCCGTGCTTCCCATGGCCGGGTCCATCGCGGCCGCGGCCTTCTTCCCGGGGCCgccggcaccgccgccgcccaagAGCGCCCTCGGCGAGCGCCCGGACAGCCTGGACGTCCGCGGCATGGCCGCGAAGCAGGCCTCGTCGTCCTCCGCCGTGAGGGCCGGCAGGACGCGCGCCCACGCGGCCGTCCCCAAggtgaacggcggcggcggcaagtcGGCGCTGGCGGACGCGGAGCACGATGCCATGCCCTCGGCCGCGCAGCCGAGGACGTTCTACAACCAGCTGCCCGACTGGAGCATGCTCCTCGCGGCCATCACCACCATCTtcctggccgccgagaagcagtggACGCTGCTCGACTGGAAGCCCAAGCGGCCCGACATGCTCGTCGACACGCTGGGTTTCGGCACGATTGTACACGACGGCGTCATGTTCAGGCAGAACTTCTCCATCAGGTCCTACGAGATTGGGGCCGACAGGACGGCGTCCATTGAGACGCTCATGAACCATCTGCAGGTGAGTTTCTTGCCGCGGTTTCGAGGCGTAACAAGACTGCTCTATCTGGTTATTGGGCACTGACATATTTTTCTATTTTTGGGTGTGATGCAGGAAACTGCACTCAATCATGTGAAGGTCGTTGGGCTTCTAGGAGACGGTTTTGGCTCAACCCCGGAGATGAGTAAACGGAACTTGTTCTGGGTTGTCAGCCAAATGCAGGCCATCGTCGAGCGTTATCCATGCTGGTATATCTCACACACTAGCATTTCCCTTTTCCTTTTGTTCTCTTATATAATTTGAGCTTGAATAGGTTTTACAATAATCTTTGGAACAATCAGTGCGGTTAAGGGGAGTTTTCGAGTTGTTTAACAAATGAATGTGAAAGTGATGCTCCATAATAGCGTCTGCTTTATGTCATAATTATTAGGTCAGCAATTCCCACCTGTCATGGTGTGTGCAGGCAGCAGACTTTCAGTATTTGATGCAGAGAGGCCTTCTTTGAATCTCTTAGTGTCATGTGTTACATTTATTGGCAGATGTCAAAAACGTTTAATTTTGTTAGCTGAAAGTTGTATGTCGCCATAAGGAGTTGCTTTTTTATTGTTTTAATTCATTTGGTTTTCATTGCAGGGGTGACACTGTTGAGGTGAATACTTGGGTTGGCGCTCATGGTAAAAACGGGATGCGTCGAGACTGGCATATACGTGATTCTGTGACGGGCCATACAGTACTGAAGGCTACAAGGTTCAAATTTTGGTCACTCAGAGATAGCATCAATCACATATCCTTTCAGTATTAGCTAATGCTGCGTGGATTAGATTTGTTTTTCTTCTGCCCCACATATTCAGAGTCTGTCATCTATGCATTCTAATTTTCGTTAAATTTGCAGTAAATGGGTTATGATGAACAAGCTTACCAGAAAGCTTGCAAGAATTCCAGATGAAGTACGGGCTGAAATAGTGCCGTTCTTTTCTGAGTATGCTGCCATTGAAGACCAAGACCACCGAAAATTTCCCAAACTGCCAGAGTATGACCGTGCTACCTCAGCCAAATATGTCCGGACAGGCCTGACTGTAAGTTTTGCACACACATACAGTACAAGATTGCAAGTATATATTCTATCTTCTTATGCTGTTTACTTATTATCATATATATGATGCAGCCTCGGTGGGCTGATCTTGATATCAATCAGCATGTCAATAATGTTAAATACATTGGCTGGATCCTTGAGGTAAAAGACAAAGTTTCCCTTTCATGTGCATCTTTATTTATCGCTGAGACATAAAAAATTGCTTCTTGATTTGTAGTTAAGCATGCTACTTTCAGAAGCTGTTTTGATTTAATCTTCATCTGGCCAAATATCCCAGAACGAATGCGCCTATGCTACTACTTAGCGTGTGCACCTACCTATTCCCAACCTCAGCAAATATTATTCGCTAGCTCTCTAGCCTTTCAAAGTATAAGTTGGAGAAGAAATGTATTTTCTGATCTGATCTGATAGATTTAACTATGTTAGGTTGGTCACCTAGGTACCTAACCATGTTGCTCACTTGTGTTGCTTTCGTAAAAGATCTTGACTGGAATCCTTATATACATAACTTGTCTGCATGTCATTCATTCTTTTTTTCTGTCAAAGAACTTGTGCATGAAGACAATGGCCATGTGTCTGATTGATAATATGGCATGTGTCACGTGATAACCATATCAACCGTTGGAGGATTACAAATTCAGAAACAAAGAATAATCATTTGGTAAATGGGCAGCAAACCGCAAACAAGTGAAACAAACCTAAAACGGCAGAAAAGAAATAATTGACATTTAATTGGTGCATGTTAATACCGAAATATTGATACATTTGCAGCGCCGCAGCTTAACCCTGATTTCCTTTTTTCCCCTTTCAGAGCGCGCCAATCTCCATTCTGGAGAACCATGAACTGGCGAGCATAGTCCTGGACTACAAAAGGGAGTGTGGCCGGAACAGCGTCCTGCAGTCGCACACCACGGTGCACACCGACTGCGCCGACGAGCCCGGAGAAACGACTCTGCACTGCGAGCATCTGCTGAGCCTGGAATCGGGACCCACCATCGTGAAGGCCCGGACCATGTGGCGGCCAAAGGGGGCCAAGTCCCAGGAGACGGTGGCTCTGTCGTGGTGATATTCGGCAGGAGCGGTTTGGTAAAAGCCCAGAGCAGCCACCCGGACGTGTTCTCTACTGGAAAGGAAATCACACATTGCACATACGTACATGGATGTGTATAATCCCATCATGGAATCACAGTGGGATACTCCAAGTTatatgcatacatacatacatacatacatacatacatacatagaaAGTGTGTGAAGGTGGAGAAGATACGAAGGGCATAGGAGTGCGATGAGAAGCAGAGAGGACAAAATTGGTGTTGTAATTATCGAGTTTGTAGCTATATTACTGTGTGATGATGGGAAGTGAATGCTTCCCACACACACCTGGGATCGATCTGTCTGTCTGGGGCTGTGTCTATATTACGAGCCCTTGAGAGCAGCCTGTTTTATGCTTACTGAACTTTAAGATCGTATATTGTATTGATTTTATTGTAAAATGCGAGAATCGCTTCTTCTTGTCCTGGTTGTTTGTCTGCCGAAACGTGCTGAAACTTGAGATCCTGGGTCTTGAGCTGTCCGACCTTGATTTTTTTGTAGCTTCTGAGCTGTCCGGCGTTGAGATGGCGCGGCTGCTAAATGCTTTTAAGAGTTGCCTTGACCTGCCTGCGTAGTTGGAGCAGGCAAGGCAGGCAGCTTGACGTGAGCAATGACGGGTTCAGCTTATTTTATCGGGGTTGACACATCAAATCTGGAAAGCATTTTTCTGTGCAAGAACATGCAGACTCCTAACTTTCTTATCATGTCTTTGGTTCAAAGAAATGAGGCAGATGAAAAATGGAGGAATTTTTTCCTTCGCTCCCAGTTTCAAAGGAAAAACACGGAAATTTCCCTTTGACCATGTTTATTAGGATTTCCTGTgttttccaattccaatgaaacAAACAACAGAGCTGACGGAATCCCTATGTTTTTCCAGCTGACGTGTGTTTCTGGCTACTTCAGATGCAGTTTCTCTGAGACTGTATTGACACGACCAACTTTTTGGCAGTCCATGAAGGGACCTGCAGATAGGATAGCAATTACTACTAAGAAACTTTTGCTTTTCTTGCTTATCATGCTTTTGGAGTCGAAGCTTCAGGTGCAACATTCAGGGGAGTATATTTTGTTGTACTGTCAAAGTCTCGTAGAACATACCACTGCCTCCATTGACCTGCAGCACGAGCGTGGTCTGAAGCGTGCAGGGATCGAGTCAAACGGAGCACAAGACGTGGAGGTTATTGTGCCGGGATGCCAAACAGGTCTTGTCAAGGCGTTGTTGTTGGTGGTTGGAGTTTGGTTGCCTAAGTTAATGAGGACAAACGAGGATTGGTTGCGTGGAGTTCATGGTGGTGGATAAGTAATGGTCAATGCTCTTTCATTGGCCCGTTGATGTAGATGCGCCGTTTGCCTCTTTTCTCAGACGATTGATTTGCTGTGTGCTCTAGTAATATACTGTACTAGCTAGTAGGAGTTGTGCTTAATGATCAGGTGGCTGCTGCTATGGCTCAGGCAGGCACTAGTTTTCCTCTGAAAACCTTGTGAGTATCCCTGCGTTCTTTAGAAACGACTCCTTGAAACACTGAAAGACACTAGTAGCACAGGcaaaaatcaaaaaattctgaatacTAATCCGCATCCGCTTTTAACCGACTCACGACCCGTAGGAGAGGGGTGTACTTGTTGTAAAAAATGCGTGCATTCCGCTCCTTCCAAATGGTTCAAACAGtcgtgttcaaaaaagaaaaaaaaaaggctcAAACAGTCATCACACATATGCAGTTCAGCTTCTTTCTATCTTTTTTTTTGAACTAGCTTCTTTCTATCTTTGCCCTGAAGATCATCTCTCGTGGACATCCACCAGGGGAGGGGACGAGGTCCTGATCAACCGATGGCAAGAGCTATGTGATTAAGTTCTCTGCTTGAGCTACACAAGAGCTATAGGTAATCAGCAGGCCCATTACTCATGGAACACCCTATGCCAATAAGGTAGTGAGAAAACACGATGGGCTTTCTAATCTCTTATCTTATGGACT
Protein-coding regions in this window:
- the LOC123168027 gene encoding palmitoyl-acyl carrier protein thioesterase, chloroplastic, which encodes MAGSIAAAAFFPGPPAPPPPKSALGERPDSLDVRGMAAKQASSSSAVRAGRTRAHAAVPKVNGGGGKSALADAEHDAMPSAAQPRTFYNQLPDWSMLLAAITTIFLAAEKQWTLLDWKPKRPDMLVDTLGFGTIVHDGVMFRQNFSIRSYEIGADRTASIETLMNHLQETALNHVKVVGLLGDGFGSTPEMSKRNLFWVVSQMQAIVERYPCWGDTVEVNTWVGAHGKNGMRRDWHIRDSVTGHTVLKATSKWVMMNKLTRKLARIPDEVRAEIVPFFSEYAAIEDQDHRKFPKLPEYDRATSAKYVRTGLTPRWADLDINQHVNNVKYIGWILESAPISILENHELASIVLDYKRECGRNSVLQSHTTVHTDCADEPGETTLHCEHLLSLESGPTIVKARTMWRPKGAKSQETVALSW